From the genome of Candidatus Chlamydia corallus, one region includes:
- a CDS encoding DUF1978 domain-containing protein, with the protein MTTISDSNTRPLSTIPFQEQNPPSVSKLRILAIVLLVFSIIFIAGGVVLLTVVIPGLGAIISLGAGIGSCTLGGIMLSLGLFLLLRKREVPIVPVVSIPEEVVVDEESIRLKSEAEVALKRLPQELSLFEGYIKSVESNLETLKSVPYDGQGVSEKIKHRVRVLKSSLETMIPEFLDIRRILEEEEFFVISVHKDLRDFANSLISREILEKELSTDSLKEIASYLYFNSENLIKKLIDDLKSLTNEFIMLSFCFLQSLAVSERKEHNEAKRLFEKNQILLEQVIYGSLKKRYRKEGLVSAKMKILYDNAFFPLKGSEKTITTREKELTELGECLSAYRKVFLALSDTNVVDRPISSQNWDLSGILCRDKLAEISGDEQWKKKLILKERKAACALVESMFESQKALEAAQQSFLSSWKQFEKVEIEKARERVNTIQKFYPDIEPLKEEEAKYQENTSTETPLEDILSRIRNDGEQFQKEQKSCLEVLAKQAKKITETTPRSYGKGRELVENKIKSLEGFLKESSSKLEVIKKNYNKIRPYFKQEVSKREVQDARLRLEVLELELEGILSQIESVESLLTQEELPILAPRRALEKAIIKGSMCSALVMQAKPYFAEDSKFQDAATAFQDLTIRLQEVGEKLQEEETRFSNLETGIAEEKRLLEESKKTFERRGLGVLQEIATESVCDLQSLTNRWEKISETRKPYCQMYLKYYNGEKDRARTRVIEMTTRYRDFKIALETMQCGAEAFLEEEICIKDSSEQEESERNAESVASRKLQVAQSRLSDLESVTFRKSKDKKNPLKKLWSFRPSSKS; encoded by the coding sequence ATGACTACAATAAGCGACAGCAATACACGCCCTCTTTCTACGATTCCCTTCCAGGAACAAAATCCACCATCAGTTAGTAAACTTCGTATTCTTGCAATAGTTCTGTTAGTTTTTAGTATTATTTTCATTGCAGGTGGTGTCGTATTGCTCACTGTAGTGATTCCAGGGTTAGGTGCTATCATTTCTTTAGGCGCAGGGATAGGTTCCTGTACTTTAGGAGGCATTATGCTTTCTTTAGGGTTATTCCTCCTTCTTAGGAAACGAGAAGTACCCATAGTGCCAGTAGTTAGTATTCCTGAAGAGGTGGTCGTGGATGAAGAGAGTATCCGACTTAAGAGCGAGGCTGAAGTAGCTTTAAAGAGACTCCCTCAGGAACTTAGTTTATTTGAAGGTTATATTAAATCTGTAGAAAGTAATTTGGAGACTCTGAAAAGTGTACCTTACGATGGTCAAGGGGTAAGTGAGAAGATTAAACATCGGGTAAGGGTTTTAAAATCTTCTCTGGAGACAATGATTCCAGAGTTTTTGGATATCAGACGTATCCTTGAAGAAGAAGAATTCTTTGTTATCTCTGTTCACAAAGATCTTAGAGATTTTGCTAATAGTTTAATTAGCAGAGAGATTTTAGAAAAAGAGTTAAGTACAGATAGTCTAAAGGAGATTGCTTCTTATTTGTATTTCAACTCCGAGAATCTTATTAAGAAGCTTATTGATGATTTGAAGAGTCTCACAAATGAATTTATAATGTTAAGCTTCTGTTTTTTGCAATCTTTAGCTGTTTCTGAAAGGAAGGAGCATAATGAAGCAAAAAGGTTATTTGAAAAGAATCAAATATTACTAGAGCAAGTAATCTATGGGAGCTTAAAAAAAAGGTATAGAAAAGAGGGCTTAGTATCTGCAAAGATGAAGATTTTGTATGACAATGCCTTTTTCCCTTTGAAAGGTAGTGAAAAGACGATTACAACAAGAGAAAAAGAATTAACTGAGCTGGGTGAGTGTTTAAGTGCTTATAGGAAGGTATTTTTAGCACTATCTGATACTAACGTAGTTGATAGGCCTATAAGTTCGCAGAACTGGGACTTGTCTGGTATCCTCTGTAGGGATAAGTTAGCGGAGATATCTGGTGATGAACAATGGAAGAAGAAATTAATTTTAAAGGAGCGAAAAGCAGCATGTGCTCTGGTTGAATCTATGTTTGAAAGTCAGAAGGCCTTAGAGGCAGCTCAACAATCTTTCCTATCTTCTTGGAAACAGTTTGAAAAAGTTGAGATTGAGAAGGCACGAGAGAGAGTGAACACAATTCAAAAGTTTTATCCTGATATAGAACCTCTCAAAGAAGAAGAAGCAAAATATCAGGAGAACACTAGTACAGAGACCCCTTTGGAAGATATTTTATCCCGAATAAGGAACGATGGCGAACAGTTTCAAAAGGAGCAAAAGAGTTGTTTAGAGGTATTAGCAAAGCAGGCGAAAAAGATTACAGAGACTACGCCTCGAAGTTATGGCAAGGGGAGAGAACTAGTTGAGAATAAAATAAAATCTTTAGAAGGGTTTTTAAAAGAAAGTTCTTCAAAGTTGGAAGTTATAAAAAAAAATTATAACAAAATCCGACCCTATTTTAAACAAGAAGTGAGCAAGAGAGAAGTTCAAGATGCTAGGCTTAGGTTGGAGGTTTTAGAGTTAGAGCTAGAAGGCATTCTATCTCAAATTGAGAGTGTTGAGAGTCTTTTAACTCAGGAAGAACTTCCGATTCTTGCACCTAGGAGAGCATTAGAGAAAGCTATTATCAAAGGTAGTATGTGTTCTGCGTTAGTAATGCAAGCGAAGCCTTATTTTGCAGAGGATTCAAAATTTCAAGATGCCGCTACTGCATTCCAAGATTTAACTATAAGATTGCAAGAAGTCGGGGAAAAGTTGCAAGAAGAGGAAACGAGGTTTTCAAATCTTGAGACTGGTATTGCAGAGGAGAAACGTCTTCTTGAAGAGAGCAAGAAGACGTTTGAAAGAAGAGGTTTAGGGGTTCTTCAAGAAATAGCAACTGAGTCTGTGTGTGATTTGCAATCTCTAACAAATAGGTGGGAAAAGATTTCAGAGACTCGAAAGCCCTATTGTCAGATGTACCTCAAATATTACAATGGTGAGAAAGATAGAGCTAGAACAAGAGTAATTGAAATGACCACAAGGTATAGAGATTTTAAAATAGCCTTGGAGACTATGCAATGTGGAGCAGAAGCCTTTTTGGAAGAGGAAATCTGTATTAAAGATTCAAGCGAACAAGAAGAATCAGAAAGAAACGCAGAGAGTGTGGCCAGTCGAAAGCTTCAAGTTGCTCAATCTCGTTTGTCTGATTTAGAATCTGTAACGTTCCGCAAATCTAAAGATAAGAAAAATCCGTTGAAGAAATTATGGTCATTTCGGCCTTCTTCTAAAAGTTAG
- a CDS encoding autotransporter domain-containing protein: MRFSQCGFSVMFSITLLSVFHTSLSAATISLRPEDSVNGISKTYDLQPDDVYSLAGDVFMSNVDNSALNKAFFNVAAGSVTFLGNQHGLYFNNITSGTTQEGAVLSCQNALTEARFTGFSSLSFIQSPGDIEEQGCLYAKHAIMLLNNHTVRFERNRSKTTGGAINAGHVTILGSDDSVFFYQNEAVSGGGAINSTGPLLITRNQAQMQFLQNIGSLGGALHSTGDINISQNAYIAFKENQALATGVGKGGAIYCLPQSGGGSAPTVTLSEDKQLIFERNSALLGGGAIYAKELRISSGGPTLFQGNTVLTAAGKGGAIAIDDSGTLSISAEGGDIVFEGNTVGAAGSVFHNAIDLGTSAKITTLRAAQGHSIYFYDPITVTGTTSLSDILYINGPDVGDKKEYSGTVVFSAEKLSATETQDPKNRTSTLLQNVVFESGTIILKDGVIFNANSFLQDSRSKLIMDLGTSLVASSGDINLVTVEINADSLTNGKKIKLSATTPQKDIYIDRPIVLAIANESFYQSRFLSESHSYDDILELDAGRNILIASDSRSIDAVHYPYGYQGVWAIHWADDDKKVSISWAKQRYNPNPEQEAPLVPNLLWGSFIDIRSFQKFIEVGTEGAPYEKRFWVAGISNVLHRSRNENQRKFRHVSAGAVVGASTKMPGGDTLSMGFTQLFVHDKDYFINTNFAKTYAGSLRLQHEASLYSVVSVLLGEGGIHKTLLPYVSKTLPFFFYGQLSYGYTDNRMKTEYTALSTVHTSWGGSVWAGELGSRAAIENTSGRGFFQEYAPFIKVQAVYAHHDSFAESGATARGFTETNLYNLAIPIGIKFEKRFNEQYYNALVMYSPDVCRSNPECTTTVLSNLGSWDTKGSNLARQACIAQASGFRSLGSSAELFGNLSFEWRGSSRNYTIDAGSKIKF, translated from the coding sequence ATGCGATTTTCGCAATGCGGATTTTCTGTAATGTTTTCTATCACATTGCTGTCAGTATTCCATACTTCCTTGAGTGCCGCTACGATTTCTTTAAGGCCTGAAGACAGTGTTAATGGAATTAGTAAGACCTATGATCTTCAACCTGATGATGTATACAGCCTTGCAGGGGATGTCTTCATGTCTAACGTAGATAATTCTGCGTTAAACAAGGCCTTCTTCAATGTAGCGGCTGGGAGTGTGACATTTTTAGGAAATCAGCATGGGCTATATTTTAATAATATTACCTCAGGAACTACTCAGGAAGGGGCTGTACTCTCTTGTCAAAATGCTCTAACAGAGGCGCGTTTTACTGGATTTTCCTCGCTCTCCTTTATTCAGAGCCCTGGAGATATCGAGGAGCAGGGGTGCCTTTATGCGAAACATGCAATTATGCTCTTAAACAATCATACAGTACGTTTTGAGCGAAATCGAAGTAAGACTACAGGGGGAGCTATTAATGCGGGTCATGTTACTATATTAGGTAGCGACGATTCTGTCTTTTTCTATCAGAATGAAGCGGTCTCTGGAGGTGGGGCAATCAATTCTACAGGTCCTCTACTGATTACACGAAACCAGGCGCAGATGCAATTCTTACAAAATATTGGCAGTTTAGGAGGAGCATTACACTCCACTGGCGATATTAATATTTCTCAGAATGCTTATATTGCATTTAAAGAAAACCAAGCACTGGCTACGGGTGTAGGTAAGGGAGGCGCTATCTATTGTTTGCCACAGTCAGGTGGCGGCTCAGCTCCCACTGTTACTTTGTCGGAAGATAAACAGTTAATTTTTGAAAGAAATAGTGCTCTATTGGGTGGTGGGGCTATTTATGCGAAGGAGTTGCGTATCTCTTCAGGCGGTCCTACGCTATTTCAGGGAAATACGGTGCTTACGGCTGCTGGTAAAGGTGGTGCTATCGCGATAGACGATTCTGGGACTCTCTCCATTTCTGCAGAAGGTGGTGACATTGTATTTGAAGGGAATACTGTAGGAGCTGCAGGAAGTGTCTTTCATAATGCTATTGATTTAGGGACTAGCGCTAAGATAACTACTTTACGTGCTGCTCAAGGACATTCGATATACTTTTACGATCCGATTACTGTGACGGGAACAACATCTCTTTCTGATATTCTTTATATTAATGGTCCTGATGTTGGAGATAAAAAAGAGTATAGTGGAACTGTAGTCTTTTCTGCAGAGAAGCTTTCAGCTACAGAAACTCAAGATCCTAAGAATCGCACGTCTACATTACTTCAAAATGTTGTTTTTGAAAGTGGGACTATAATTTTAAAAGATGGTGTGATTTTCAATGCTAATAGTTTCCTGCAGGATTCACGTTCCAAGTTAATTATGGATTTAGGAACCTCATTGGTGGCGAGCTCTGGAGATATCAATCTAGTCACTGTAGAGATTAATGCAGATTCTCTGACTAATGGGAAAAAGATAAAACTCAGCGCTACAACGCCTCAAAAAGATATTTATATAGATCGTCCTATCGTTCTTGCCATTGCAAACGAGAGTTTTTACCAAAGCAGATTTTTGAGCGAGTCTCATTCATATGATGATATTCTCGAATTAGATGCAGGAAGAAATATTCTGATTGCTTCCGATTCGCGTAGTATAGATGCTGTACACTATCCTTATGGCTATCAGGGAGTATGGGCAATTCATTGGGCGGATGATGATAAGAAAGTCTCGATTTCTTGGGCTAAGCAGAGGTACAATCCCAATCCTGAACAGGAGGCGCCTTTAGTTCCTAATCTCCTTTGGGGTTCTTTTATAGATATTCGCTCGTTCCAGAAGTTTATAGAAGTAGGTACTGAGGGTGCTCCTTACGAAAAGAGATTTTGGGTAGCGGGCATTTCCAATGTTTTGCATAGGAGTCGCAATGAAAATCAAAGGAAATTTCGCCATGTGAGTGCGGGTGCTGTAGTAGGTGCTAGTACCAAGATGCCTGGTGGTGATACCTTATCTATGGGCTTTACCCAGCTCTTTGTTCATGATAAAGACTACTTTATAAATACCAATTTTGCAAAGACCTATGCAGGATCTTTGCGTTTGCAGCACGAGGCTTCGCTCTATTCTGTAGTGAGTGTGCTTCTGGGGGAAGGAGGTATACACAAGACCCTGCTACCTTATGTTTCTAAGACCCTACCTTTCTTTTTTTATGGACAGCTGAGTTATGGCTATACCGATAATCGCATGAAGACGGAGTACACAGCTCTATCTACAGTCCATACTTCTTGGGGAGGATCTGTCTGGGCTGGAGAGCTCGGAAGTCGCGCCGCTATTGAAAATACCAGCGGTAGGGGCTTTTTCCAAGAATATGCTCCGTTTATAAAAGTCCAAGCAGTTTACGCTCATCACGATAGCTTTGCAGAGTCTGGAGCTACTGCTCGTGGTTTTACTGAAACGAATCTTTATAATCTTGCTATTCCTATTGGGATCAAGTTTGAAAAAAGGTTTAATGAGCAATACTATAATGCTTTGGTGATGTATTCTCCAGATGTTTGCCGTAGCAATCCCGAATGTACGACTACCGTGCTTTCGAATCTGGGCAGTTGGGATACTAAAGGCTCTAACTTAGCGAGGCAAGCTTGTATTGCTCAGGCTTCGGGCTTTCGATCTTTGGGATCTTCAGCAGAGCTTTTCGGGAACCTTAGCTTTGAATGGCGGGGATCTTCTCGTAACTACACTATAGATGCGGGAAGTAAAATTAAATTTTAG